The Aphis gossypii isolate Hap1 chromosome 3, ASM2018417v2, whole genome shotgun sequence genome includes a region encoding these proteins:
- the LOC114124179 gene encoding transcription initiation factor TFIID subunit 7-like isoform X2 codes for MALTFGDNIHTKTFTPQEYLVEVLSSAKNKNVIISLGGLTNKVFVILNLIRELAFKIHRKYEKRKWTLLILEETEIDQYMFSIRHLTDLKPLLIKSVNDLDLINYEVIVTTENQCLEMFEKKYLDFDQLNLVIFNNCQKITVINSTYFKEAAATLRELIKKDAKEQLSIKLENDIRVGEVKIGNHHLYAKVVDLPTIIEGQKTIDNKTVYKTADICQMIICKENEDFLLSDEDDKTKVLKKKEPNKVDKKYLWPHGITPPLKNVRKRRFRKTLRKKYVEAPEIEKEVKYLLKSDSEALSVKWEVVSETEVQNNRKIKEEPFMQGEMHNDLKQNIERDIFGEALSDSDEEAGNINIMDMDEDMSHLTNDDSRFSDTNSLMEEKPSISGTQKLVTEFTKEMFISDDNSHHGIKMEDGIDSTFDPLHSAEPQTLSTLVPLKAGNVSADDIKHRIDQLQQEIEELKEHKKQQDLEIANIENINLRERFINLSNNLLTEQLEKEQQIQELQSYLL; via the exons ATGGCGTTAACATTTGGTGATAACATACATACTAAAACTTTCACTCCTCAAGAATACCTAGTTGAAGTTCTAAGTtcagctaaaaataaaaatgtaattatttcattaggaggtttaacaaataaagtatttgttattttaaatctcaTTCGAGAActtgcatttaaaattcacaG gaaatatgaaaaaagaaaatggactttattaattttagaagaGACAGAAATTGATCAATACATGTTTTCTATCAGGCATTTGACTGATTTAAAACCGTTATTGATTAAATCAGTCAATGATttggatttaattaattatgaa GTAATTGTTACTACTGAAAACCAGTGCTtagaaatgtttgaaaaaaaatatttagactttGACCAGTTGAATTTAGTTATATTCAATAACTGCCAGAAAATAACTGTGATAAATAGTACTtattttaag gAAGCTGCTGCAACATTAAGGgagctaataaaaaaagatgctAAAGAGCAATTgagtataaaattagaaaatgatATTCGTGTAGGGGAAGTTAAAATCGGCAATCATCATCTGTATGCAAAG GTTGTTGACTTACCAACTATCATTGAAGGACAAAAAACTATTGACAACAAAACTGTATATAAAACTGCAGATATATGTCag atgatTATTTGCAAAGAAAACGAAGACTTTTTACTTTCTGATGAAGatgataaaacaaaagttttaaaaaaaaaagaacctaataaagttgataaaaaatatttgtggcCACATGGTATTACACCACCATTGAAAAATGTACGAAAACGAAGATTTCGTAAGActcttagaaaaaaatatgttgaagctccagaaattgaaaaagag gtaaaatatcttttaaaaagtGATAGTGAAGCTCTTAGTGTAAAATGGGAAGTAGTATCCGAAACAGAAGTAcaaaacaatagaaaaattaaagaagaACCTTTTATGCAAGGTGAAATGCATAATGatctgaaacaaaatattg AAAGAGATATATTTGGTGAAGCTCTTAGTGATTCTGATGAAGAGGCtggtaatataaacataatggaTATGGATGAAGATATGAGTCACTTAACTAATGATGATAGTCGTTTCTCTGATACTAATTCATTAAtg GAGGAAAAGCCTTCAATATCTGGAACTCAAAAACTTGTTACGGAGTTTACTAAAGAAATGTTTATTTCTGATGATAATTCCCATCATGGAATAAAAATGGAAGATGGAATAGATTCCACATTTGAT CCACTGCACAGCGCCGAGCCGCAAACTCTATCAACATTGGTTCCATTAAAAGCCGGAAATGTTTCAGCTG ATGACATTAAACATAGAATTGATCAATTACAACAAGAAATTGAAGAACTTAAAgaacataaaaaacaacaagATTTGGAAATtgcaaatattgaaaatattaacttaagagaacgtttcataaatttatctaataatttacttactgAACAACTAGAAAAAGAACaacag attcAAGAACTTCAATCATATCTTCTTTAA
- the LOC114124179 gene encoding transcription initiation factor TFIID subunit 7-like isoform X3: MALTFGDNIHTKTFTPQEYLVEVLSSAKNKNVIISLGGLTNKVFVILNLIRELAFKIHRKYEKRKWTLLILEETEIDQYMFSIRHLTDLKPLLIKSVNDLDLINYEVIVTTENQCLEMFEKKYLDFDQLNLVIFNNCQKITVINSTYFKEAAATLRELIKKDAKEQLSIKLENDIRVGEVKIGNHHLYAKVVDLPTIIEGQKTIDNKTVYKTADICQMIICKENEDFLLSDEDDKTKVLKKKEPNKVDKKYLWPHGITPPLKNVRKRRFRKTLRKKYVEAPEIEKEVKYLLKSDSEALSVKWEVVSETEVQNNRKIKEEPFMQERDIFGEALSDSDEEAGNINIMDMDEDMSHLTNDDSRFSDTNSLMEEKPSISGTQKLVTEFTKEMFISDDNSHHGIKMEDGIDSTFDPLHSAEPQTLSTLVPLKAGNVSADDIKHRIDQLQQEIEELKEHKKQQDLEIANIENINLRERFINLSNNLLTEQLEKEQQIQELQSYLL, translated from the exons ATGGCGTTAACATTTGGTGATAACATACATACTAAAACTTTCACTCCTCAAGAATACCTAGTTGAAGTTCTAAGTtcagctaaaaataaaaatgtaattatttcattaggaggtttaacaaataaagtatttgttattttaaatctcaTTCGAGAActtgcatttaaaattcacaG gaaatatgaaaaaagaaaatggactttattaattttagaagaGACAGAAATTGATCAATACATGTTTTCTATCAGGCATTTGACTGATTTAAAACCGTTATTGATTAAATCAGTCAATGATttggatttaattaattatgaa GTAATTGTTACTACTGAAAACCAGTGCTtagaaatgtttgaaaaaaaatatttagactttGACCAGTTGAATTTAGTTATATTCAATAACTGCCAGAAAATAACTGTGATAAATAGTACTtattttaag gAAGCTGCTGCAACATTAAGGgagctaataaaaaaagatgctAAAGAGCAATTgagtataaaattagaaaatgatATTCGTGTAGGGGAAGTTAAAATCGGCAATCATCATCTGTATGCAAAG GTTGTTGACTTACCAACTATCATTGAAGGACAAAAAACTATTGACAACAAAACTGTATATAAAACTGCAGATATATGTCag atgatTATTTGCAAAGAAAACGAAGACTTTTTACTTTCTGATGAAGatgataaaacaaaagttttaaaaaaaaaagaacctaataaagttgataaaaaatatttgtggcCACATGGTATTACACCACCATTGAAAAATGTACGAAAACGAAGATTTCGTAAGActcttagaaaaaaatatgttgaagctccagaaattgaaaaagag gtaaaatatcttttaaaaagtGATAGTGAAGCTCTTAGTGTAAAATGGGAAGTAGTATCCGAAACAGAAGTAcaaaacaatagaaaaattaaagaagaACCTTTTATGCAAG AAAGAGATATATTTGGTGAAGCTCTTAGTGATTCTGATGAAGAGGCtggtaatataaacataatggaTATGGATGAAGATATGAGTCACTTAACTAATGATGATAGTCGTTTCTCTGATACTAATTCATTAAtg GAGGAAAAGCCTTCAATATCTGGAACTCAAAAACTTGTTACGGAGTTTACTAAAGAAATGTTTATTTCTGATGATAATTCCCATCATGGAATAAAAATGGAAGATGGAATAGATTCCACATTTGAT CCACTGCACAGCGCCGAGCCGCAAACTCTATCAACATTGGTTCCATTAAAAGCCGGAAATGTTTCAGCTG ATGACATTAAACATAGAATTGATCAATTACAACAAGAAATTGAAGAACTTAAAgaacataaaaaacaacaagATTTGGAAATtgcaaatattgaaaatattaacttaagagaacgtttcataaatttatctaataatttacttactgAACAACTAGAAAAAGAACaacag attcAAGAACTTCAATCATATCTTCTTTAA
- the LOC114124179 gene encoding transcription initiation factor TFIID subunit 7-like isoform X1: MALTFGDNIHTKTFTPQEYLVEVLSSAKNKNVIISLGGLTNKVFVILNLIRELAFKIHRKYEKRKWTLLILEETEIDQYMFSIRHLTDLKPLLIKSVNDLDLINYEVIVTTENQCLEMFEKKYLDFDQLNLVIFNNCQKITVINSTYFKEAAATLRELIKKDAKEQLSIKLENDIRVGEVKIGNHHLYAKVVDLPTIIEGQKTIDNKTVYKTADICQMIICKENEDFLLSDEDDKTKVLKKKEPNKVDKKYLWPHGITPPLKNVRKRRFRKTLRKKYVEAPEIEKEVKYLLKSDSEALSVKWEVVSETEVQNNRKIKEEPFMQGEMHNDLKQNIAERDIFGEALSDSDEEAGNINIMDMDEDMSHLTNDDSRFSDTNSLMEEKPSISGTQKLVTEFTKEMFISDDNSHHGIKMEDGIDSTFDPLHSAEPQTLSTLVPLKAGNVSADDIKHRIDQLQQEIEELKEHKKQQDLEIANIENINLRERFINLSNNLLTEQLEKEQQIQELQSYLL; the protein is encoded by the exons ATGGCGTTAACATTTGGTGATAACATACATACTAAAACTTTCACTCCTCAAGAATACCTAGTTGAAGTTCTAAGTtcagctaaaaataaaaatgtaattatttcattaggaggtttaacaaataaagtatttgttattttaaatctcaTTCGAGAActtgcatttaaaattcacaG gaaatatgaaaaaagaaaatggactttattaattttagaagaGACAGAAATTGATCAATACATGTTTTCTATCAGGCATTTGACTGATTTAAAACCGTTATTGATTAAATCAGTCAATGATttggatttaattaattatgaa GTAATTGTTACTACTGAAAACCAGTGCTtagaaatgtttgaaaaaaaatatttagactttGACCAGTTGAATTTAGTTATATTCAATAACTGCCAGAAAATAACTGTGATAAATAGTACTtattttaag gAAGCTGCTGCAACATTAAGGgagctaataaaaaaagatgctAAAGAGCAATTgagtataaaattagaaaatgatATTCGTGTAGGGGAAGTTAAAATCGGCAATCATCATCTGTATGCAAAG GTTGTTGACTTACCAACTATCATTGAAGGACAAAAAACTATTGACAACAAAACTGTATATAAAACTGCAGATATATGTCag atgatTATTTGCAAAGAAAACGAAGACTTTTTACTTTCTGATGAAGatgataaaacaaaagttttaaaaaaaaaagaacctaataaagttgataaaaaatatttgtggcCACATGGTATTACACCACCATTGAAAAATGTACGAAAACGAAGATTTCGTAAGActcttagaaaaaaatatgttgaagctccagaaattgaaaaagag gtaaaatatcttttaaaaagtGATAGTGAAGCTCTTAGTGTAAAATGGGAAGTAGTATCCGAAACAGAAGTAcaaaacaatagaaaaattaaagaagaACCTTTTATGCAAGGTGAAATGCATAATGatctgaaacaaaatattg caGAAAGAGATATATTTGGTGAAGCTCTTAGTGATTCTGATGAAGAGGCtggtaatataaacataatggaTATGGATGAAGATATGAGTCACTTAACTAATGATGATAGTCGTTTCTCTGATACTAATTCATTAAtg GAGGAAAAGCCTTCAATATCTGGAACTCAAAAACTTGTTACGGAGTTTACTAAAGAAATGTTTATTTCTGATGATAATTCCCATCATGGAATAAAAATGGAAGATGGAATAGATTCCACATTTGAT CCACTGCACAGCGCCGAGCCGCAAACTCTATCAACATTGGTTCCATTAAAAGCCGGAAATGTTTCAGCTG ATGACATTAAACATAGAATTGATCAATTACAACAAGAAATTGAAGAACTTAAAgaacataaaaaacaacaagATTTGGAAATtgcaaatattgaaaatattaacttaagagaacgtttcataaatttatctaataatttacttactgAACAACTAGAAAAAGAACaacag attcAAGAACTTCAATCATATCTTCTTTAA
- the LOC114124179 gene encoding transcription initiation factor TFIID subunit 7-like isoform X4, translating into MEQQSDQNQTIQLETEVILRVPSEAAATLRELIKKDAKEQLSIKLENDIRVGEVKIGNHHLYAKVVDLPTIIEGQKTIDNKTVYKTADICQMIICKENEDFLLSDEDDKTKVLKKKEPNKVDKKYLWPHGITPPLKNVRKRRFRKTLRKKYVEAPEIEKEVKYLLKSDSEALSVKWEVVSETEVQNNRKIKEEPFMQGEMHNDLKQNIAERDIFGEALSDSDEEAGNINIMDMDEDMSHLTNDDSRFSDTNSLMEEKPSISGTQKLVTEFTKEMFISDDNSHHGIKMEDGIDSTFDPLHSAEPQTLSTLVPLKAGNVSADDIKHRIDQLQQEIEELKEHKKQQDLEIANIENINLRERFINLSNNLLTEQLEKEQQIQELQSYLL; encoded by the exons ATGGAACAACAGTCAGATCAAAATCAAACTATTCAGTTAGAAACTGAAGTTATTTTAAGAGTTCCATCG gAAGCTGCTGCAACATTAAGGgagctaataaaaaaagatgctAAAGAGCAATTgagtataaaattagaaaatgatATTCGTGTAGGGGAAGTTAAAATCGGCAATCATCATCTGTATGCAAAG GTTGTTGACTTACCAACTATCATTGAAGGACAAAAAACTATTGACAACAAAACTGTATATAAAACTGCAGATATATGTCag atgatTATTTGCAAAGAAAACGAAGACTTTTTACTTTCTGATGAAGatgataaaacaaaagttttaaaaaaaaaagaacctaataaagttgataaaaaatatttgtggcCACATGGTATTACACCACCATTGAAAAATGTACGAAAACGAAGATTTCGTAAGActcttagaaaaaaatatgttgaagctccagaaattgaaaaagag gtaaaatatcttttaaaaagtGATAGTGAAGCTCTTAGTGTAAAATGGGAAGTAGTATCCGAAACAGAAGTAcaaaacaatagaaaaattaaagaagaACCTTTTATGCAAGGTGAAATGCATAATGatctgaaacaaaatattg caGAAAGAGATATATTTGGTGAAGCTCTTAGTGATTCTGATGAAGAGGCtggtaatataaacataatggaTATGGATGAAGATATGAGTCACTTAACTAATGATGATAGTCGTTTCTCTGATACTAATTCATTAAtg GAGGAAAAGCCTTCAATATCTGGAACTCAAAAACTTGTTACGGAGTTTACTAAAGAAATGTTTATTTCTGATGATAATTCCCATCATGGAATAAAAATGGAAGATGGAATAGATTCCACATTTGAT CCACTGCACAGCGCCGAGCCGCAAACTCTATCAACATTGGTTCCATTAAAAGCCGGAAATGTTTCAGCTG ATGACATTAAACATAGAATTGATCAATTACAACAAGAAATTGAAGAACTTAAAgaacataaaaaacaacaagATTTGGAAATtgcaaatattgaaaatattaacttaagagaacgtttcataaatttatctaataatttacttactgAACAACTAGAAAAAGAACaacag attcAAGAACTTCAATCATATCTTCTTTAA
- the LOC114123815 gene encoding uncharacterized protein LOC114123815, with amino-acid sequence MEARISHHIQGIFMLNRKTIPPTLNKHLTNKIFNKPNKEAMEQVLYYLLPLTDPNCLKTVPWPITTFKEAAEFRNTATVLINSLDGFVYEKSSNVIGKVNSSLLANPGGPVFIFFMYQFCLYIKCCELKKKGIIYLNAPLYIEDKLIDKKISMFDGISNSNFNEVNEIISRVGCTLKNTTDIAVKYKEIIQDSKQRIKDFKSELLNIEHCEATENEISELRQKYINLSTNFQQKKLIAMKCARLTDIILKSQETLDANIINLTFDIKQEELMDNYGKVDFVTFLKTVKNTLNEYINWCEQLNDERKINIVVQESQQSVIDMTEQILSYEKHLNVLNSIVDNLKIENQVLYKEVFTGKSLENLDPRIQSVYKVIPPIILKTDFNDKPKLITSEGSKSRRSILLHSSSQPYKYQTIDFDTIKHVYNETLPNSFKDDNIQEEIEENDELHESVVKVLQSSDNENLQDDTCAALENQPVLTTYNAIMDETDGLKNGRPSQIKEDEIKSVSISRKSIENIKQKFSRIKKQAMSTIPHSPQSPF; translated from the exons ATGGAAGCAAGAATTAGTCACCATATTCAAGGTATATTTATGCTAAACAGAAAAACTATTCCTCCgacattaaataaacatcTAACAAAT aaaatatttaataaaccaaACAAAGAAGCTATGGAACAAGTTTTATACTATCTACTTCCATTAACAGATCCTAATTGCTTAAAAACTGTACCTTGGCCAATAACTACTTTTAAAGAAGCTGCTGAATTCCGTAATACAGCTACTGTACTTATTAAT agtTTAGATGGGtttgtttatgaaaaatcttcaAATGTCATTGGAAAAGttaattcatcattattagCTAATCCTGGTGGACccgtctttattttttttatgtaccaattttgtttatacattaaGTGTTGTGAATTGAAGAAAAAag gtattatttatttaaatgcacCACTGTATATTGAAGATAAGTTgattgacaaaaaaatatcaatgtttGATGGAATatcaaatagtaattttaatgaagtaaatgaaataatttctcGAGTTGGCTGTACTCTTAAAAATACTACAGATATAGCTGT aaaatataaagaaatcaTTCAAGATAGTAAACAGCgtataaaagattttaaatctgaattacttaatattgaaCATTGTGAAGCAACTG aaaatgaaatttctgaattaagacaaaaatatatcaatttatctACTAACTTTCAACAAAAGAAGTTAATTGCTATGAAATGTGCGAGATtaactgatattatattaaaatctcaAGAAACTTTGGATgccaatataattaatttaacttttgat ATAAAACAAGAAGAATTAATGGACAATTATGGAAAAGTAGATTTTGTGACATTCCTTAAAAccgttaaaaatactttaaatgagTATATAAATTGGTGTGAACAGTTGAATGacgaaagaaaaattaatattgtggtACAAGAATCACAACAATCAGTTATTGACATGACAGAACAAATTCTGTCTTATGAAAAACATCTAAATGTCTTAAATAGTatagttgataatttaaagattGAAAACCAAGTATTGTATAAAGAAGTGTTTACTG gtAAAAGCCTTGAAAATCTTGATCCAAGAATACAATCAGTATACAAAGTCATTCctccaataattttaaaaacagattttaatgataaaccaaaattaattacttcagAGGGAAGTAAATCGAGGCGATCAATTTTACTACACTCTAGTAGTCAACCATATAAGTATCAAACTATAGATTTTGATACCATTAAACATGTATACAATGAAACGTTACCAAATTCCTTTAAAGATGATAATATACaagaa gaAATAGAAGAAAACGATGAATTGCATGAGTCAGTAGTTAAAGTATTACAAAGTTCAGACAATGAAAATCTGCag gATGATACATGTGCTGCCCTTGAAAATCAACCTGTATTGACCACTTATAATGCAATAATGGATGAAACTGATGGCTTAAAAAATGGTCGTCCATCTCAAATTAAAGAAGATGAAATTAAAAGTGTATCTATTTCACGAAAATCAATTGAGAACATAAAACAGAAGTTCAGTAGAATTAAAAAGCAAGCAATGAGTACAATTCCACATTCACCTCAGTCACCATTTTAA